ATGGTGTTGTGGACTGAGTATGGCCTCTAGCCAagaagtgcagcagcagcagcagcagcagcagcaggccaggTTTTCAAACATCTCTTCCACTCTCATGTGCCCTAATTGAAGCCTGAAAAGTAAATGTGGAATGACAGCGGCTCTGCATCACAATACACTCCCGCAGCTCCCCCCAAAACATCACATGGCCTCTTTTCGTTCCCAACATAAGCACAAATGGAACAGGgtcacgcacacaaacacacaccagcacctTGAAAATCATCTCAGTAGCTTCTTTAAAGCGCTCAGTGAAGTTGTTCTTGTTAAAACATGCCCAATCCTTTCCCTGCCAGAGAGCTGTTAATCCTGACAAGGCTGTGTGCCCCTAATTCCTGCAAAGCTGAAACCTGTCGTTTGTTGATGTGTTGTGTAGCTACAAGCACCGGAGGCCACAAGTTAAAGCattcctctgtctttttttcttcttcttctttttcgtAGTACCACAAGTGCTTTACATGGAAGAAACAGGTTTTTATATGTAGAGGAAGTTAGAATCCCTGTGCGgtataaaacagcagcagcaaattaTCGATGCTCAATACGGGACCCCATTGTGCTGATGAGTCCAGAGCAACAAAATCCACTGCAGTGCCCGGTGCGCGGTTAGTGAGGAAACAATGGGCATGGATTATAGTTAAGAGTCTTATTATTATCTCTTTTATCCCAGGTTAAGACCACGTAACACCTGCTGCTCCACTTGGACACTTTTTGCGTACATCATCATATTCCTGACACACTGCAGAGATTATTCTATGATACACACCAAGGGGGGGAAATGttccattaacacacacacacacacacagttactgaCAAGTTCCTCAATGTTTGTTTAAGCAGGCTTATCTTTCAAATGCATTAGCAGAAGTGATGTGAAAAGACAGTCAGGGCCCCTCATGTAGAAACACGTCAGCACATGTGAAGAGATGCTCAAATAAACATGAGACCTCCACAGACATTAAGCCCAAATAAGCTGTTAATGATGATGCAGATACTGTTTGTGATTAATAACGCAAAACCACACACAGTCGCTTATAATCTGGTcatatgttgttttatttgcagAAAGCTGTTGTTGGGTTGCTTGTGGAAAAGGAATCACATGTTAACTTGGAGACAGCACTGACTGACACCTGGTAACCTGATACCATTTCCTTTGCAGATATTTTAAGTAGCCATAAAACTTGCATTGTTGGAGTAGCAAGCATGAAAAAAACCTCCGTACAGCTGGCTCTTTGTGGCTCGctccatgtgtttgttgtaagtCAGGTCAACATACTGCACATGCAGCTGATCCATGAGATAGCTCATGTTGCCAATATAGAATTGAAGTGTATAGATCAACTCCATGCAGCAGGCCTGTTATCCAATAGCTGATCCAGCTCTTTAACCATTAACTGGGCCAATATCTGACTGTTACACCATGAATATTAAAGAGTTAAATCATAGATATTCTCAGTTTTCTTTGCACTGGTTCCAAACATGTCAGTGCTGCATGTGTTGTATCCTAATGTACAAATGTATCTGCCTGCAcctgatcctcctcctcctcttgttctgGCCACATGAACCTGTTAAAACAGACGTTTTCCTGGCTGATGTTCTGGCCGTTATTGTCATGACATAAATGACTTCAAATGTTGGGATTGCAACACCTCCCACCTTATGTATTCACACTTGTGCAACGGAAAGCCTTCTTAGGATTTCTGCCAGACGCAACTACTGCCTCCATGTGGCTTTAATAAAGAAAAGCTCACACTCCGCACTAATTAAATGAGCTTAGGTCGATGCATGagcatactgtatatacagtgAGTAGGTGGAGCGAAGCATTACAAGCAACCTCAAAGCTCTAAAGGGCAGGATTACTAAACAACAGAGGCAGAGCATTAAATAAAAACCCTGGTGTTATTAACGGTAAGTAAGAGGagatttaaatgtttatagTGAGATCTACTGGAATTCAGCAGCCATTAAATCCTGCGGCAAAACCAAAATGATGAACGGAGCCCCCACAACCCACAAAATGAAACTCAAACATAGCATTGTACAATAAACCTTTAATAAATAGTTTGTCATTAGTTTCCCATATTTACAGAATAACCACCATTTACTTACGTTGCCATACTCGTTTCTTGGCTAATTTTAGGCACACAGAGAGGGGGGTTCAGGCCACAAACCACATCGTACTAAAACAGGAGTGGCTAGCAGGTAAATCTTGAGAAATatagaatattaataataattgcaCCATACAACCGAATAGACCAAGAAGTGGCCGTCTCCTTGAGcgataaatatatacatttgcTGAACGTACAGGTGatttttgtacatttacagTCATCTGCTTGGAGGCTGTATGAGTGCACACACTGGGGGCTGGTGCAGAATCTTACCAAATTTATGGAGGATCTGAAATTCTGTGTTCACGTAAATCTTGGTTCAATGGATGATATATAAAAAGGATCGTATTCAGAGAATGGCCTCCTGTATAGCAACACCCCCTCtgaaagaataataataaaaaaaaaaaaaaacttgagtcAAAATGTTCAGGGAACATTCAGTGATGTATGATCTACTGATAAATCTGGGAAAAAAGAgcttaataaatgtaaataaccACAGTGAAATGCTTGTTATTAAATGAAGACCGAGACAGAAAAGAGACAAAATGGACATTCGATAACTCACCATCTAGCAACAACGTTGTAAATAGTCCTAAAAATGACCGGATGAAGTTTTAAAAGGctataaaaaaaatagcattaAAACTGAAGTATTCTGCCAAAGAAATTAAGAcaagagaaaatgaaacaacaacaaaaatcactcaagcacacatacacacacacaaacggtacaaaaaaaaaaaaaaaattcaaacccccacccctcccaaaGAAAGAATTTGGCACAAAATACGCGACACACAGAGTACAGAGAGATGCTGAACTTCATAAACCCACTGTTAGCTTGTAGAGGCGTTAAGAACTGAACCGTTTAGTTTACCAGCTGCTAACACAGTATGAGAACAAAAGGGAACACAGTGTCACTGATGCAAAACCAGGCGAGCACAAACCGCACCAACTATTGGCAAAACAACGGCAGCAGTTAGAGACACAAGAGACATCATTTTAAAACTGCAACTTTAAAGCAAATCATTACTGATGAACCTATCATATAACCTCTCTCCTTGGTCACTACTATATTAATCACACTGGCAGCATGGCAGAACTGTAATTCTAATTAAATCCTAAGTCTAGTTGTTATATAGTAGTGTAGGCTTTGGTAATGGTAAAACAAAAGAGGATGAAGGTcactgtaaaagaaaaacactgttttgTGCCTATAGAGGTGGTGCCAGCTCGCACTTCcagagctgctctgacatgACCGAACTGCTCCCCTTCTGTGGAGAATCTGCAGCCTGGTAAACACCAGCCTGATCcagttcatatttttttttttttacattacaaccttttgtccttttgtttgtttaagaAACGTGCCTCCTCAAAACTGTATGGCATCTTAAAGGTCAGGGATTATATGAAACCGTGCAGAACTCATTATCCACCACACTACAACACACTTAATTTCCTACTGCAGCAGCATGACTGATATTCTGCCTGATGATATAAATTCAAAGACTCGGTATTTATTAACAGTCAGTGCCAACACTGACAGCAGGCTGATAGCGACGCTCTAAGCTCCACGTGGTCCAGAGGCTTCCAACCATAGTTCTGTAAAAGCCTGATGGTGATACATGtcaggaaacaaaacaacaggaaggGCATgaatacaaaggaaaaaaaaaaatgtgtgtaacGGCTCCGATGGGAGCGATAGCGTACGATTACAGAGCCTTCTCAGACCTCGGTCTTCATACAGGTTACGTAAtgtctaaatatatatatatatgtgtgtgtatatatatatttattatttatcttaAGTCACTTCAAGGCAACATTTgtttcttgaaaaaaaaacaaaacaaaacaaaagaaaacttgAAGCACATCTTAGCCTTCAGTTTCAACAGAGAAAAATATACAACCCAAACTGTACTACTGATCTAGAGAATGGCAAGTAAACATTGAAAATCAATTTCTGCTAATAAAGTGGTCTCTCTTCTACACTTCCCTCTGGTCAGAAGTGTGATATTTAAACAAAGTGTGGTCCTAAGAAAGCTTTGTATATCTGCAATGGTTGGACAGAGACACTGGTTATAGCAGAGACTCGTCTCGTAGGTCGCTGCTGCGCACACAGAGGAATAACTGTGTTCCCTTTCTTGGATGCTTTAACAGAGCAGAAAGTCGCAAGCATCAGAACATGAGTTAGCTTGTGAAAGAGCATTACACAAGTGCTCGACTAACTGTTTGTTACACTCGCATTTGGACAAACAAAAGTTGCCGCTCGACGAACTGGAGAGGAATATCGAGAGTCACACAGGGATTTTAGTAACATTTGAGATATACCCCACTCGCACACCTGACCAAAATCCATTTGTTCTGTTTTGCACCAGGAGGGGGGGCAAGCTGTTTCATGCTCCACTCCGTTAGCTTCAGTGAAAATCGGAGTCCAGCTCAGccaagtctcacacacacatacaaacctttccactgcagcctcccccccacccctcaaCAAAAATACTCAACACACTTCATACAGGGCCTTCAGAGAGTCCTCTCAGTGCCCTGCATTAAGAAGAAAAGGGGGCTGCTGAGGAAGGAGTGCCCACTTTTGTgctgtggaaacaaacacacagacacaaacaccgCTTCATGGCACTCACAGAGTCTGATGTGCGCCTCAGGTGTGTGTTCACGTGGTaaaatgtgtgtatctgtcCATGTGTgcggggttttttttttttggggggtggaGCGAGGGAGTCTGCCCCCCCTTAGCTGAGGTTATACACTGCTGTCCTCCAGCAGCGGCTCTTTGCCCTCTGCCCCGCTGCCCTGTGGGCTGTGGGAGTGACTTTGTGCCCCGTTGCTGTGCTTTTTGTAGGCGCCGGGCCTCATGCCTGGCCCCGTGTGCTCTGGGATGAACAGGGCcaccagcagagagagcagcacTGAGCATGCACcgaagaggaagggaggaccGGGAATGATGGCACTCTGTAAAGACAGCGTTTGTCAATGCACAGCACTTTGGATCAGTGGTCAAAACTCAGAACACACTCAAAGCATTCTTCTCACCTCATCAGTGGGATTGACCATGACTTTGGCACCTTTCCCTGAGCCGTCCGTGTCCGTCAGCTCCACGTGAAACAGGTAGAAGACAAAGCCGTAAAGAGCAGGACCCAAACCATTGCAGAGGCCCCGGATTCCAGTGATCATCCCCTGGACCACACCTAAACACGACGCATAAGAAAAACAGTGTATCTCTGTTTTGGTATATATTTGCCGTTAGTCACCATAACTAAAGAAAAACCACGTAACATCACTGCATCCATAACACTGAAATATGCACAAATAGGCCTTCGGGCACTGTAAACAGTCAACAGACTTACCTTGCTGATCTGGGTCTGCATTACGGGACACAATGGCGCTGATTGCAGGGAAAGTGATGCTGGACATTGCTGCAACAGCTCCGGCTGCCCACATCATCCTACAGCCAACAACACACTTACATTAACCAAAACATTCACAGTCTGTTACCTAACCCTCCCTAACCCTGTTACCTGTCAAACACTGGATGCATACATGCCCTAGATGGTAAgttgaaaatgttaaaagttAAAACCTCCAGTCCCAAAAAGACTTTTAGAATGAATGAGCACTCATTTTGCATTAGCTGTAACATTTATGAAAGCAATGGCAACAAAGAGACTGCTTAAGAAATCCTGTCTCCAGTTTTAAGTTCAGATGTAGAGCCCCTGATGatataaaaaaagatgtttttatgttgttaagGAGAAGATGCTACCCTTAATATATCATATGACCAACTTGACCTTTATTTAACTTAATTTTTGGGGTATTGACTGAAGTAGAGGGGAGCAGCGAGGAGAATGTTTTCTCTCAGAATCAATAGATATTATGGTCGTTTCTCCTGCAGGCAAAAACAACCGGAGACACTGCTATGATGTGACAGAACTGAAACTGCAACTGTGATCCACTGTGAGTGGGTGGTGGTTGTTTGGCAGCAGTGCCTTTTCTAAAAAATTCACAGGCTTTgagcaaataaacacacaaaacctgTAGCAGCACTGCAGTTCACTTCAGTCCCAACCTgtaattttccatttttttttttgtttgagcaTTGCAGCAACATTGTTGCTTTGGGCTATGCTGACCTCTAGTGGTCTGTCAGGGCagtgaaacaacaacagaacatgaACAGTGCAGTAATCCAACAACCAAAAATTCTGCAGCAAAAATATCAGCAGCACAAGCAGACTTGTATTATCCTGATTCTTCTCACTGATATTAATAGTACAAATTAATAATAGTGCTTTTGAAGCAAATTGCTAAAAATCTGTGTTAGCTGTGTAAGGAGTTCTGGCGTTGGTTTTTGCACCATGCTGCAGGAAATAACTTGTCCCGACATACTTCCTTACTTGCCCGAAATTATATTTGAGTGATTACATTTCCCAGAAGCACTATTATCACTCATGAAGCTCCCCCACACATTCGAACCTGAGCACCATAGTTACAAATATCAACAGTGATGATGAAGTGGAGGTGCGGAGGATCACAAAGTTCTCTTGGTCTAATTCCAAAACTCATTTTTCCAGCACTAGTTTCTTGTTTACCTTGAGTCCTGgtgtgtattagtgtgtgtgtgtgtgtgtgtgtgcacggagGGTTAGAAGAGTAACTGACCAGGGCTGGGAGCCGAAGCCGTACCAGGCCAGCTGGAGGATCTGGAAGCCGAGGCCGAGCaagattgtgtttttatttcctatGGAGCGCATCAGGATCCCCAACACCACCGTCTGAGGAGAGTCAGAGCAGGCACAGACTGATATTAGCATGCTCATAAAAAAAGGGATTCTTGACTGTATTTACGACGTGTTAAAGCCAAGCCAATGATCACACTTTACAGACAAAACATTTCATAATTTAGTTACTTATAAATCGGTTAACCACAAAAATTGTGAACATAGGAAAGCTTAATATCACATGGGTGCACAGTACCTGAGCTAGAATTGAGAGGATCCCCACCACAGCAATAAAGGCAGCCACTGTCTCTGAGGAGAAGCGTATGACCTGAGGGCGAGAGAGCGTTTGGATAACACAGGTTACGACATGATGGCCAGAGACAAGTATGTAACTCAGCACAACGCCTTCAACTCATTTTGCACCTTGCACAATGGAAGAAGAGGTTTTGTTTGTAATTTTTTGTAAACGTGTTGTTTACTACTTTTaacggagaagaagaagaagaaatgtgctTCTCCGTATCCCTCCTGGAGTATTTATGCCAAAACTGCAGCTCTTTATCTGCTCCACTACAGACAGGGATCATTTAAGTAACATTAGACCCAGTGCTCTAGTAAGACTTTGCTGCTATCTCTTTCAGGATGGTGGCAGAGAAGCCTGTAAGCAGAAGACCTGCTGAACTGGTTCATCCGACTGTTTACACAAACTCAGTCAGGGCAGTCTGTTAAATGGCAGAAAATCCTTCTCCAGCTGCCAACTGCTTCCAGATGCTTCCATTGCATAAGGACTGAACGTGTCCTTTTCTCGATACTCGTGCTTAAAAATGCACAGGTAGCATGTGGCAGCATTTTGTTTGTGACACCTGATGAATCTGCTCTACTTATTCCAGCACTGAACGAGCCAAATCAGCAAACCTGCTCATCCAATCCTGGAGCAACGTGAAGCAAATGGAAATGCCTTGTGTTTGTAACAGTATTAATCACTGAGCTTATCTAGGGATATTTTCAAGCTATAATTGGCAACATAAGTGGAAAAATTACAGCATACACATGTTGTCGTGTTGTCAGTCTCAACTAACCACATCTGGTCTAAAAATATCCTGATGATGAAACGTCTAATACCAGCTGTTGTTACATTTGGATGAGTCACAGATTTCCATGTGCTATTTAGCAATATGTGTACAGTCCAGTCATTTCTGTGGTTTCTGACACGGTGTTAGCCGGGATGTGTTACCTGTTTGAGatagaggaagaagctggagtaCTGGCCGGCCTCAGGGAGGTAGGAGAGAAACACTGTGATACAGATGAGGAGCACTGTGGAGTCCTGGCCCACTTTACGCAGAGACTGGCAAAGAGAGGAGTTTAACTTGGTTAGAAGAATTTAAAACATGAGCACCATGAGGCTCAGAGGCTTTACCTTTACTAATTTAGCAGAAAAACATGTTGCTTTTTAAACCACAGACTTAACAGCTACTCACAGCAAAGGGGTCAGCCTGTTCCCAGGAGATGGGTGCTCCCCATGATGCTGGCCTCATCTTCTCTGGTAGTGACTCTGGTACAGCCACTAGGATGAAGCAGATGTCTAACAGGGCGATGGCCGTAGCTAAGATCACCACTAAGGTGTCACCATAGGCCACAGACAAGTAGGCTCCGATGGCCGGGCTGGTAACCAGGCTTGCCGCGAAGGTAGCTGATACCTGAGGGGAGGGTCGAGTAGAATCCATGAtgagcaaaagaagaaaaagcggCACAGTCActcaaaaaaaaagtaaactttAAGCTTTGACTCCTTACCAAGCCATATGCTGTGCTCCTCTCATGCTCCTGTGTGATGTCTGCCACATATGCAAAGATCACTGAGAAGGTGACGGCGAAGACACCAGACATGGAGATGACTGCAAAGTACCACCTGCAACGAGGGAACAGTTTCTCCTGTGAGCACAAGCTAAACCTCATAAATCTCATCTTTGTGGACAGTTAACCCTCGCAAGTGTGTGGCAGTGCTTTACTGTTGTTGTAGAGTAGCCAGTGTTTTCCACTCACCATGGGCTGATCTTCATCAGTGGAATGGGTGCACATGTGAAGAAGACCGTTAGCAGCAGGAAGGACTTGCGTCCCCACACATCTGACAGTGCTCCAATGAGTGGAGCGCTCAGAAAAGATAATAGGCcctggagaaggagagagatgtATCATAGAAGTGTTATAACCCTGTCAAAAACTCAGGATAAAGTGGATAAATTAACACCAGACAAATCTAAAACTCAGCAGTTTTAGCTGTGAGTTGGCCTCAATCACCAATTACTCTAAGCTTTGAAACCAAAAGAAGGATTGAACCAAGTGTGCGGCCAATGTCCAAAATCAGCCAAACTCTGATGACAACCTATATTACATATACGTATATAGAGATATTTTGGGGCCTGCAGTGTTCACAATATCTAAACAACCTAAAACAA
This sequence is a window from Parambassis ranga chromosome 17, fParRan2.1, whole genome shotgun sequence. Protein-coding genes within it:
- the mfsd14a2 gene encoding MFSD14 family MFS transporter produces the protein MTGEKKKKKRLNRSILLAKKIIIKDGGSPQGIGEPSVYHAVVVIFLEFFAWGLLTTPMLTVLHQTFPQHTFLMNGLIHGVKGLLSFLSAPLIGALSDVWGRKSFLLLTVFFTCAPIPLMKISPWWYFAVISMSGVFAVTFSVIFAYVADITQEHERSTAYGLVSATFAASLVTSPAIGAYLSVAYGDTLVVILATAIALLDICFILVAVPESLPEKMRPASWGAPISWEQADPFASLRKVGQDSTVLLICITVFLSYLPEAGQYSSFFLYLKQVIRFSSETVAAFIAVVGILSILAQTVVLGILMRSIGNKNTILLGLGFQILQLAWYGFGSQPWMMWAAGAVAAMSSITFPAISAIVSRNADPDQQGVVQGMITGIRGLCNGLGPALYGFVFYLFHVELTDTDGSGKGAKVMVNPTDESAIIPGPPFLFGACSVLLSLLVALFIPEHTGPGMRPGAYKKHSNGAQSHSHSPQGSGAEGKEPLLEDSSV